One Maribacter sp. HTCC2170 genomic window, ACCGATGAACCGGAGATTTACGAAAACATGGAATCAGTATTTGTTTCATTAGGAAATAATCTGGTTCCATTTTTTATTGATAAATGTAGGCTCCATAAATCAAATCTACTTCGAATAGATTTTGAAGAGGTAAAGACAGAAAATGATGCAGATCGCATCATGGGATCTGAACTATACTTACCTCTCTCTTTTCTTCCAAAACTTACGGGCAATAAATTCTATTTTCACGAAGTCATTGATTTTACTGTAATTGATAGTAAACACGGGGATATCGGCACCATAGTAAGTATTAATGACAGTACTTCACAATCACTTTTTGAAATTGAAAAGGATGATAAGGAACTCTTGATTCCAATCAATGATGAAATCATAACCATGGTAGATAGAGACAATAAAATTATTAATGTCACCACACCTGAAGGCTTAATAGATTTATATTTAGGTTAATGCACTTTTACAATAATCCAAGCACTTTTTTACTTCTTCAACAGCATTGGAACCCTCAGGTATCTTATATTCCAATTCGATAGTTCCTGGAAAAGTATATTTATTGTCACGTATTAATTGTAATGCATCAGCAATTGGGGTGTCCCCATTTCCCCAGCTTAAATTATGCTTTCCATTCTCGGGTGTTTGCCGGTCTTTCAAATGCATACTTTTTATTCGGTCATTTTTAGCCTTTAAGATATCAAGTGGTTTTTCATTTCCCGCAGCAACATAGTGTCCAAGGTCAAGGTTTAAGGCATTGTATTCTGACTGCTCAAGTGCAGTATCCCATAAAGTAGGCGTTTGCTGTTCGTGGCCGTGATATCCAACATAGATTCCATGCTTTTTAGCAAAAGACCCCAATCGCAAAGTATGGGCATCATCACTTGGGTGCTCAACAGTCACATGATTAGCCCCCAGAATCTTTGCTGTTTTCATTCCCCAATCTATATCGGAATCTAAATTATCTTTTCCGAAAGTGTTTCTAGGCTTGAATGCATAAATTGATACTCCTGCATCATTGTACATTTTTCTAAAATTGATAAACTTTTCTAAATCCACAGTTTGACGCCATTTAGCAACTTCTAAATCGTACGCCTTTATCTGTTCCTGAAAATCCATCAATTCTTTCAATTCATCTGCTGTAATCTCTCCATCACGTTGTTTTCGCCTCAATTTATAAAAAGCAGTTCTATCCAAACTGTTTGCAGGTTTACCTGCAAAGTTCTCTGCAGGATCTCCCATCAATTCAATAGCATTTACTCCACAATCCAAAACATACTTAAGGGTAGCTTCTGCGGACTGATCTTCCATACTTCTAAAGGAATAAGTTATCACACCAAGCTGTACGCCATTGAAAACCGAATTTGGCTTATTATAATATTTAAGAATTGCTGGTGCCCCAAAAAGCTTAGAACCAATCAAGGTGGAGCCAGCTGCCAAGGTCAGCGTACTTGTCAAAAATTTTCTTCTGCCTGGTTTATCTTCAATTTTCATAATTGCATTAATAAATTATTACAAGATTATTTTCAATGGTAAACCTATATTCATGACCAATCCACTTTGGTCATTTGTATAAATTACAGATTTAGCCTTTTGCTTTTAGTCAATCTTTAAATGAAATTAAGTATTTTCATACCAATTAACAAGCACTTCTATGACCAACAGATTTAACATGTTCTCTCATAAGTTAAGATTTCAGTTCTTATTCGTTATAAGCTTTTTATTTATTCTGCTTTCCTGTAAGGACAACGACCAAAAAGTCACCAAAAAGTCACCTCCACCTAATGTAGTTTTAATCTTTACAGATGACCAAGGGTATCAAGATGTAGGTGTTTTTGGGTCTCCGAATATTAAAACACCCCATTTAGACCGGATGGCATCAGAAGGAGTTAAATTGACAAGTTACTATTCTGCACAAGCGGTATGCTCTGCTTCGAGAGCAGGTTTATTGACAGGTTGCTATCCAAATCGAATTGGTATTCATAATGCTCTAGGTCCAGGAAATACCCATGGAATAAATAGTTCAGAAACCACCATGGCAGAAATGCTGAAGAACAATGGTTATAAAACTGCAATTTTCGGAAAATGGCATTTAGGGCATCACCCAGAATTCATGCCCAATAAACATGGGTTTGATGAATTTTTTGGTATACCATACTCCAATGATATGTGGCCTTATCATCCGCAGCAAGGACCAATATTCAATTTTCCAGATTTACCACTTTATGAAAATGAAACTGTCATTGATACTTTAACCGAACAATCAAATTTAACTACTCAAATTACCGAACGTAGTGTTGATTTTATAAACAGAAACAAGGATAATCCTTTCTTTTTATATGTTCCTCATCCCCAACCTCATGTACCTTTGTTTGTATCAGAAAAGTTCAAAGGAAAATCAGATAGAGGACTTTATGGAGACGTAATTATGGAAATTGACTGGTCTGTAGGTCAAATTATAGAAGCATTAAAAAAGAACGGTCTTGAAGAAAATACAATTGTAATCTTCACATCAGACAATGGTCCTTGGTTGTCTTATGGCAACCATGCAGGCAGCGCACTTCCATTCAGAGAAGGCAAGGGAACTGCATGGGAGGGCGGCCAACGCGAACCCTTTATCATGAAATATCCGAACAAATTAAAGGCAGGAGAAGTAATTGACGTTCCCATGATGGCAATAGATTTGTTACCTACCTTAGCCTCGCTCACTAATTCCAAACTTCCAGAATTGAGCATAGATGGTAAAAATGTATGGAATATTATTTCAGGAGAATCAATTGAAAGTCCGCAAAAAGCCTATTTCTTTTATTACCGAGTGAATGAACTTTTTGGGGTTCGTTATGGAAAATGGAAAATGTACTTTCCACATAGATATCGTACCATGAACGGACAAGAACCTGGCAAAGATGGGCAACCCGGGGAATATAGGATGATTGATATGGAAGAAATAGAATTATACGATGTTGTGAACGATATTAGTGAAACCAAAAATATTGCTGAAGAAAACCCAGAGGTGGTGGCTGAAATAAAAGTCCTTGCCAATGATATGCGCTTTAAACTAGGTGATTCTTTATTGGAATTGGAAGGTTCTGAAACCAGAGAACCAGGAAGAATGGAAGAATAATATGCCCGAACCATTTAAATTTAAACATTTCAGCATTCATCAGGATCGTTGCGCAATGAAGATAGGTACTGATGGTGTTCTTTTAGGCGCATGGACATCTTTGCAAAACGAACCCGAAAGCATACTTGATATAGGAACGGGTACTGGATTAATTGCTTTGATGGCAGCTCAAAGAAGTGAGGCGGAAACCATTGATGCCATTGAAGTTGAGGAAGGCGCATATGAACAATGCGTAGATAATTTTGAAGCCTCCCCTTGGGGAGATCGACTCTTTTGTTATCATGCAGGTCTAGATGAGTTTGTTGATGAAATTGAGGACAAGTATGATTTGATTGTATCAAATCCACCTTTTTACGCTGAAGATGTGACTAGCGGGAATAATGCTAGGGACAAAGCCCGACAGAATCAGTCATTACCATTTGATGAACTTATTGATGGTGTTTCCAAACTCCTTTCGCAAAACGGAGTATTTACGGTAATCGTTCCATATAAAGAAGAGCATTTCTTTCTTGCATTAGCAAATAATTCTGGTCTTTATCCTAAGAAAATCACTAGGGTAAAAGGCAATCCAAATTCAAATATCAAAAGAAGTTTGCTTCAATTTTCATTCAATCAAGGAAAGTGTGCAGAAGACGAATTGACCATAGAGATTGGAAGGCATAATTACACCCAAGAATATATGGAACTGACCAAGGAGTTTTATTTAAAAATGTAATTTTATTCAACTCTTTTAAATGGCCGAGTCAAACATGTAGGACCTCCTCCGCCCTTAACACTTATTTCATTTCCACGATAAGTAAGAACTTCACATCCTGCTTTTTCCAAAGTTGTCTTGGTTTTGGGGTTACCTTCTACCATAACGCATCTTCGAGGTCCAATAGCCAGGACATTGCATCCCATACTATCAAATTCATTATCGGGCACTTCTATAAACTCAAAGCCCATATCCAATAAAGTATTTCTAAATCGAATTGGCATTAATGGCGAATAAACCACAGCCAAATCTTTATCGACCGGACTTAAAATTGACATTAAATGAAATACATCTTCAACACCTCTATAATGTGGTAAATCGGCGACTATCACCTCAATACCTTTTGGCGAAAGCAATGCCGTTAATTGCCTAATGCCCTCCATGTTTGTCCTATAGGTGTGTCCTACTGCCAAGGTTTTTTGGTTCAACCATGCCACATCTCCTCCTTCAAGCGTTCCAGGTGATTCAATTGTGCCTAAAACAGATATGCCGTTACTTTTGAAAATTTTGTGCTGGGCTTCAGGTTCTACACGCCTTCCTTCTTTCCCCATAGAACAGATAATCATTCCAAAATCAGTGGCTATTGAAGCATCCCGACAATATATAGAATCAATTTTTGTGTTCGAATTTTCAGGAAAGTATTGCAACTCTACTTCGTTGTTTTTAAGCAGCGCTTTGAAATCCTGATATTCTTTCACGCTTTCATCAAACTTTGGTTTGGATAAATAGTTTAATTCTTGCCATTGTTCGATGAGGACTTCATCCGAAATAAATCCGTCACGGACAGATTTCAAAAAAACAGTTTTTAATTTTAAAAATTCTGAATGAGAAGTATGCGCCATTATTTTTCACGTTTGTTCCATTGCATCAATACATAGAATGGAATTCCTGCCATTAACAATAGAAATCCATAGAAAACAGTATCTGACCCTGTGCCAAAAATTGCCCATATAGAATATGTTGCTCCTAATGTTCCCAATAAAAAGGTTTTAATCGCATTGTTAAAATGTAATTTCTTGTGGATCACCACAATTATATAGGCAGCAGCAACAAATAAATATGGGACCAGAACTGTAAAAACGGTAATATTCAATAAAAATGTAAAAGTCTCCACCAGTCCAGAGGAAAGATTCATCAACACCAATAGTGATGTTAAACCACTTCCGATGAACAGCCCAACATATGGTGCCCCAGAGCGGTTTTCCATTTTAAAAATCTTTGGGAACATATTATCTTGGGCAGTGGCCATAGGTAACTGCCCAGAGAGAAGAATCCAACCATTTAAGCTTCCAATACCTGCAATGGCCGCCCCAGCAGCAACAAAATAACCCATAAAATCGCCTCCAATAATTTTCCCTGCATCTGCAAAAGGTTTGGGAGAATTTGCTAACTCATCTACAGGTATAATGCCGAATAAAACTATGGAACTCAATAAATAAACCATGGTGGTTATTATAGTTCCCATCATGGTAGCTCTTGGAACTGTTTTTTCAGGGTTTTCTACATTTCCTGCAGGTATAGATGCGCTTTCAACGCCCAAAAAAGCATACAAGGTAATAGCGGCAGCACTGGAAATCGCTGTCCAATTTGATTCTCCGGTCAAATTAAACGCTGGGAAATTATTTATATCAAAGAAGAAAATCCCAATCAAGATGACAAAAATCAACGGCACCAATTTTAAAATGGTCGTGATCACTTGAATCTTTCCTGATGACTTAACACCTCTCGAATTCACCCAGGTCAATAACCAAATCATTGCCAGCCCAATAAAAACACCTAAAATTGGTTTCGTGGTCAATAGAGGAAAAAAATGACTCAACGCACCAATAATAGCAATAACAACAGCGGCGTTACTAACCCAAACGGATATCCAATAACCCCAGGCCACCAGAAACCCAACGAAATCACCAAAACCAGCTTTCGAATAGATATATGGCCCACCATTTTGGTTAACAAATATTTTGCTCATATTGCTAAATATTTTTGCCAGAATCAAGGCACCGATTGCTGTGAAAACCCAAGCTACAAGACTTATACTACCAAAACCTGCCAATGATGAGGGGACAAGGAATATCCCAGCTCCAATCATATTTCCAATTACTAGCGAAGTAGCTGTAATCAATCCGATTTTTTGGGGTTTTGAATTCATTAAAAATGTTTACAGGAGTATAATTTATTACGTAATTTAGAAGTATCCCCAATATACAATTAATAATCTATGGCAACTAAATTCTTTATTGACCCAGATATAACAAAGGCTGAAACATTGCCTGCTTCATTTTATAGGGATTCTAAAGTCTTCGAAGCAATCAAAAACAAAATCTTTTATAGATCATGGCATTGGTTAGGCCATCAGGATTTGGTGGCTAATCCCCTGAATGCACATCCAATAGTTTTATTGGATAATTTCATGACTGAACCCTTGGTTTTGACCAGGGATGATGAAGATAAAATCCATTGTTTAAGTAATGTCTGTACCCATAGGGGCAACCTTGTGGTAAACACTTCGGGCAAAGCCAAAAAATTGGTTTGTGGTTATCATGGTAGACGCTTTAAACTTGATGGTGCATTTGAACATATGCCAGAATTTAAAAATGCCAAAGGGTTTCCAAGGGACTGTGACAATATGCACAAATTTGAACTAAGACATTGGGGGCCATTTTTGTTTGCAGGACTTAATCCTTCTTTTGAGTTTCAAAAAGTAATCGATACTTTGAACCAAAGGGTCGGATTCTTGCCTTTAAATGATTTTAAACTTGATGAAAGTAGGTCAAAAGATTATCAAGTAAATGCCCACTGGGCGCTTTACTGTGACAACTTCTTGGAAGGTTTTCATATTCCATTTGTGCACGATGATTTGAATGCCGTATTAGATTATGGTACTTATGATACAATTATTCATGAGCATCTTAACTTGCAAATTGGGTATGCAGAAGGTACTGATGCAATTTTCGATTTACCGGAGGGACATGTAGATTATGGAAAAAAAATCGCCGCCTACTATTATTGGGTCTTCCCAAATATGATGTTTAACTTTTACCCGTGGGGACTTTCAGTAAATGTTGTGCAACCTTTGGGAATTAATCGCACAAAGGTGTCATTCTATAGTTATGTTTATGATTCGTCCAAATTAAATGTTGGCGCAGGGTCCATTCTGGATAAGGTCGAAATGGAAGATGAAGAGGTCGTTGAAGGGGTACAAAAAGGGGTGCGCTCCCAATTTTATGAAGCCGGAAGATTCTCTCCAACTCGTGAACAAGGTGTTCATCATTTTCACAGACTATTAGCTCAATTTTTGAACGTTTAAAAATATAACAATAGTGGTTTGAAATGTTATATTTCTTTATTTACCTTTGAACAAAATTCATACGAATGAAGCCAGACTTATTTGAAGCTCCCGATTATTACAACCTTGACGATTTATTTTCGGAGGAACATCTTTTGGTCCGTGATGCAGCACGCCAATGGGTAAAAAGAGACATTTCACCAATCATTGAGGAATACGCGCAAAAAGCTGAATTTCCAAAACAGATTATTAATGGATTGGCAGAAATAGGCGCCTTTGGCCCTTATATACCCGAAGAATACGGTGGAGCAGGCCTAGACCAAATAAGTTACGGGCTCATAATGCAGGAAATTGAACGCGGTGATAGCGGTGTTCGATCTACAGCCTCTGTTCAATCTTCTTTGGTAATGTATCCCATATTTGCTTACGGAACTGAAGAGCAAAAACAAAAATATTTACCCAAATTGGCCACCGGAGAGTTCATGGGATGCTTTGGTCTTACTGAGCCAAATCATGGGTCCAACCCAAGCGGGATGGAAACAAAATTCAAAGATATGGGCGACCACTATTTACTAAATGGCGCCAAACTTTGGATTTCAAATTCTCCTTTCGCAGATATCGCAGTTGTTTGGGCCAAAAATGAAGAAGGCCGTATTCACGGTTTGATAGTAGAGCGTGGAATGGAAGGTTTTTCCACTCCTGAAACACATGGAAAATGGTCACTAAGGGCATCAGCCACAGGTGAGCTCATTTTTGACAATGTAAAAGTTCCAAAAGAAAACTTATTGCCCGGAAAGAATGGATTGGGAGCACCACTTGGATGTTTGGACTCGGCCCGATATGGAATTGCCTGGGGTGCAATTGGTGCCGCAATGGACTGTTATGATACTGCCCTTAGGTATGCGAAAGAGCGTATTCAATTTGGTAAACCAATTGCTGCAACCCAACTACAACAAAAGAAATTGGCTGAAATGATCACAGAGATTACAAAGGCCCAGTTATTGGCATTCCGTTTAGGCCAATTAAAGAATGAAGGCAAAGCCACAACCGCTCAAATATCCATGGCCAAACGCAACAATGTTGATATGGCCATTAAAATAGCAAGAGAGGCCAGACAAGTATTAGGCGGAATGGGTATCACCGGTGATTATAGTATTATGCGTCACATGATGAACCTCGAAAGTGTTATTACTTATGAAGGCACCCATGACATTCATTTATTGATAACTGGAGCCGATATAACAGGAATGCCGGCATTTCAATAAGATATAATCCGTTCAAAAATTGTAATCACCCCCTTTTGTATTCTAAAAAGATTTCGTCGTCAGCAATTTGGGGGTTATCTACATAAGTGAGTTCCAAGATATCGGTTTTCACAACGTAAGTATATTGCCTTCCATTACTGAAGGTAATTACATTTCCCATTATGGAATAAGTTCCTGCCGCATCTGTAAGAAACTCAAACTGTCCAGTATTCTCAATATTTAGATTATTCTTTTCGAAGGTTATTTTATGTCTGCTAAAATCTGGGTTATCCCCAAAAAAACAAAAACATGAAACATTTGTAAGTGTCCATTTGCCCTCTAAAGAAGTGTCTAGATTGTCATCATTATCGTTTGTACAGGACAAAAACAAAACTGAAATCGTCAATATCAAAAACACTCTTTTCATGACAACGTTTTTATTTTAAGATGAAGAAATAGAAATTGGTTGCTTAGTGCTAAACTACGGTAGCCTTAAATAAGTACAATACAGAAAATTTAATTAATCCGTATTGACCCAAAATTAAGTCGAGTTTCAATAAACCATTGTTTATGCAAACAAATCCAATATAGGTTTTCCCTGTCCGTCTGGGGTGGTATAAAACGGTCTTCCCTCAATCGTGTAATTCGTTTCTGGATGCATGCCCAAAGCATGGTAGATTGATTGATGCACTTGATCGATTACTACTGGATTTTCAATAGAAGAACAGGGTCGTTGGTCTGCAGTCTTGCCATATACCAATCCCTTTTTAATACCTCCTCCCCATAGCAGGACTGAGCTACCATCTGTAAAGTGCCGATGCATTCCGTAGAATTTTTCATCTTCAATAATATCAGGCTGGTTGACTTGGTCTTTTACTTTCGCACCAGGTCTTCCTTCCATAATGGCATCACGACTAAACTCACTGGCCAATATAATTAATGTCCTATCCAAATGCCCAGATTCGTCCAAATCCTTGATTAACTGGGCTATTGGTCTATCAATCAAATCTTTCATATTCTTAGCGCGTAAATGACCATTTTCATGGGTGTCCCACCCTAAAAAGGGTTCATACTCTGTAGAAACACTAATAAATCTACCGCCGTTCATGGCCAATCTTTTGGCCAATAAACATCCTAGCCCAAAACGACCCGTATTATAAGTATCATACACTTCCTTGGGTTCTTCTGACAAATCAAATACCTTGGCCTCTGGCGAATTTAACAGACGGTACGATTGCTCCATAGATCGCATCAAGGATTCACGTTGATAATCACTTCCCGATTCCATGACCTTGCTTTTATTGGCCAGTTCTTTATAAAGTTTATAACGGGCCTCGAACCGTTTCATTGACATCCCCTGCGGTGGACGAACACTATCCAATCCGCTGGATGGATCTGGTATAAGGAAAGGGCCATATTCAGATCCCAAAAATCCTGCTGAATGAAAGGCCTTGAGCTCTTCTGCCTCTCCTACCGTAAAACGTTGTCCCATGGCTATAAAAGGTGGGATCACTGGATTTACCGGACCCATCTCTTTAGCAATCCATGCTCCAATATGTGGAGCCTGTACAGATTGTGGTGGCTCATAACAGGTATGCCAATGATATTGATGTCGTGTATGCAAAATATGACCTAAATCTGCCGATTTATAAGAGCGGATAATAGCCCCTTTGTCCATAACACTTCCGATGGATTCCAACCCTTTGGAGAAATCAAGTCCGTCAATAATAGTTGGGATCTTTGGAAATGTACTCAATACCCTTTTGCTTTCAACACCTTTTTCATAGGGGACATATGCCTTAGGGTCGAAAGTTTCGGTATGGGCCATACCCCCAGCCATCCAAAGTAATATTACAGTATCGGCTTTTGAAACCATTTGAGGCGTA contains:
- a CDS encoding acyl-CoA dehydrogenase family protein — its product is MKPDLFEAPDYYNLDDLFSEEHLLVRDAARQWVKRDISPIIEEYAQKAEFPKQIINGLAEIGAFGPYIPEEYGGAGLDQISYGLIMQEIERGDSGVRSTASVQSSLVMYPIFAYGTEEQKQKYLPKLATGEFMGCFGLTEPNHGSNPSGMETKFKDMGDHYLLNGAKLWISNSPFADIAVVWAKNEEGRIHGLIVERGMEGFSTPETHGKWSLRASATGELIFDNVKVPKENLLPGKNGLGAPLGCLDSARYGIAWGAIGAAMDCYDTALRYAKERIQFGKPIAATQLQQKKLAEMITEITKAQLLAFRLGQLKNEGKATTAQISMAKRNNVDMAIKIAREARQVLGGMGITGDYSIMRHMMNLESVITYEGTHDIHLLITGADITGMPAFQ
- a CDS encoding dimethylarginine dimethylaminohydrolase family protein, whose translation is MKSVRDGFISDEVLIEQWQELNYLSKPKFDESVKEYQDFKALLKNNEVELQYFPENSNTKIDSIYCRDASIATDFGMIICSMGKEGRRVEPEAQHKIFKSNGISVLGTIESPGTLEGGDVAWLNQKTLAVGHTYRTNMEGIRQLTALLSPKGIEVIVADLPHYRGVEDVFHLMSILSPVDKDLAVVYSPLMPIRFRNTLLDMGFEFIEVPDNEFDSMGCNVLAIGPRRCVMVEGNPKTKTTLEKAGCEVLTYRGNEISVKGGGGPTCLTRPFKRVE
- a CDS encoding tRNA1(Val) (adenine(37)-N6)-methyltransferase, translated to MPEPFKFKHFSIHQDRCAMKIGTDGVLLGAWTSLQNEPESILDIGTGTGLIALMAAQRSEAETIDAIEVEEGAYEQCVDNFEASPWGDRLFCYHAGLDEFVDEIEDKYDLIVSNPPFYAEDVTSGNNARDKARQNQSLPFDELIDGVSKLLSQNGVFTVIVPYKEEHFFLALANNSGLYPKKITRVKGNPNSNIKRSLLQFSFNQGKCAEDELTIEIGRHNYTQEYMELTKEFYLKM
- a CDS encoding sulfatase, encoding MTNRFNMFSHKLRFQFLFVISFLFILLSCKDNDQKVTKKSPPPNVVLIFTDDQGYQDVGVFGSPNIKTPHLDRMASEGVKLTSYYSAQAVCSASRAGLLTGCYPNRIGIHNALGPGNTHGINSSETTMAEMLKNNGYKTAIFGKWHLGHHPEFMPNKHGFDEFFGIPYSNDMWPYHPQQGPIFNFPDLPLYENETVIDTLTEQSNLTTQITERSVDFINRNKDNPFFLYVPHPQPHVPLFVSEKFKGKSDRGLYGDVIMEIDWSVGQIIEALKKNGLEENTIVIFTSDNGPWLSYGNHAGSALPFREGKGTAWEGGQREPFIMKYPNKLKAGEVIDVPMMAIDLLPTLASLTNSKLPELSIDGKNVWNIISGESIESPQKAYFFYYRVNELFGVRYGKWKMYFPHRYRTMNGQEPGKDGQPGEYRMIDMEEIELYDVVNDISETKNIAEENPEVVAEIKVLANDMRFKLGDSLLELEGSETREPGRMEE
- a CDS encoding DUF1501 domain-containing protein, which codes for MEKDMLHGESRRDFIKKMTAASLSAASTSIPLSSFLSSCSVTPQMVSKADTVILLWMAGGMAHTETFDPKAYVPYEKGVESKRVLSTFPKIPTIIDGLDFSKGLESIGSVMDKGAIIRSYKSADLGHILHTRHQYHWHTCYEPPQSVQAPHIGAWIAKEMGPVNPVIPPFIAMGQRFTVGEAEELKAFHSAGFLGSEYGPFLIPDPSSGLDSVRPPQGMSMKRFEARYKLYKELANKSKVMESGSDYQRESLMRSMEQSYRLLNSPEAKVFDLSEEPKEVYDTYNTGRFGLGCLLAKRLAMNGGRFISVSTEYEPFLGWDTHENGHLRAKNMKDLIDRPIAQLIKDLDESGHLDRTLIILASEFSRDAIMEGRPGAKVKDQVNQPDIIEDEKFYGMHRHFTDGSSVLLWGGGIKKGLVYGKTADQRPCSSIENPVVIDQVHQSIYHALGMHPETNYTIEGRPFYTTPDGQGKPILDLFA
- the rimM gene encoding ribosome maturation factor RimM (Essential for efficient processing of 16S rRNA); protein product: MDKSSCFYLGKIVSKYSFKGEVLVKLDTDEPEIYENMESVFVSLGNNLVPFFIDKCRLHKSNLLRIDFEEVKTENDADRIMGSELYLPLSFLPKLTGNKFYFHEVIDFTVIDSKHGDIGTIVSINDSTSQSLFEIEKDDKELLIPINDEIITMVDRDNKIINVTTPEGLIDLYLG
- a CDS encoding aromatic ring-hydroxylating oxygenase subunit alpha → MATKFFIDPDITKAETLPASFYRDSKVFEAIKNKIFYRSWHWLGHQDLVANPLNAHPIVLLDNFMTEPLVLTRDDEDKIHCLSNVCTHRGNLVVNTSGKAKKLVCGYHGRRFKLDGAFEHMPEFKNAKGFPRDCDNMHKFELRHWGPFLFAGLNPSFEFQKVIDTLNQRVGFLPLNDFKLDESRSKDYQVNAHWALYCDNFLEGFHIPFVHDDLNAVLDYGTYDTIIHEHLNLQIGYAEGTDAIFDLPEGHVDYGKKIAAYYYWVFPNMMFNFYPWGLSVNVVQPLGINRTKVSFYSYVYDSSKLNVGAGSILDKVEMEDEEVVEGVQKGVRSQFYEAGRFSPTREQGVHHFHRLLAQFLNV
- a CDS encoding lipocalin family protein encodes the protein MKRVFLILTISVLFLSCTNDNDDNLDTSLEGKWTLTNVSCFCFFGDNPDFSRHKITFEKNNLNIENTGQFEFLTDAAGTYSIMGNVITFSNGRQYTYVVKTDILELTYVDNPQIADDEIFLEYKRG
- a CDS encoding amino acid permease codes for the protein MNSKPQKIGLITATSLVIGNMIGAGIFLVPSSLAGFGSISLVAWVFTAIGALILAKIFSNMSKIFVNQNGGPYIYSKAGFGDFVGFLVAWGYWISVWVSNAAVVIAIIGALSHFFPLLTTKPILGVFIGLAMIWLLTWVNSRGVKSSGKIQVITTILKLVPLIFVILIGIFFFDINNFPAFNLTGESNWTAISSAAAITLYAFLGVESASIPAGNVENPEKTVPRATMMGTIITTMVYLLSSIVLFGIIPVDELANSPKPFADAGKIIGGDFMGYFVAAGAAIAGIGSLNGWILLSGQLPMATAQDNMFPKIFKMENRSGAPYVGLFIGSGLTSLLVLMNLSSGLVETFTFLLNITVFTVLVPYLFVAAAYIIVVIHKKLHFNNAIKTFLLGTLGATYSIWAIFGTGSDTVFYGFLLLMAGIPFYVLMQWNKREK
- a CDS encoding sugar phosphate isomerase/epimerase family protein translates to MKIEDKPGRRKFLTSTLTLAAGSTLIGSKLFGAPAILKYYNKPNSVFNGVQLGVITYSFRSMEDQSAEATLKYVLDCGVNAIELMGDPAENFAGKPANSLDRTAFYKLRRKQRDGEITADELKELMDFQEQIKAYDLEVAKWRQTVDLEKFINFRKMYNDAGVSIYAFKPRNTFGKDNLDSDIDWGMKTAKILGANHVTVEHPSDDAHTLRLGSFAKKHGIYVGYHGHEQQTPTLWDTALEQSEYNALNLDLGHYVAAGNEKPLDILKAKNDRIKSMHLKDRQTPENGKHNLSWGNGDTPIADALQLIRDNKYTFPGTIELEYKIPEGSNAVEEVKKCLDYCKSALT